Proteins encoded within one genomic window of Congzhengia minquanensis:
- a CDS encoding Mrp/NBP35 family ATP-binding protein, giving the protein MSECTHDCESCGQDCSERKTSFLEEPHRLSHIKKVIGVVSGKGGVGKSSVTSMLAVLTRRDGFKTAILDADVTGPSIPKAFGLKQKAAGTEEGILPVRTKTGIDVMSINLLLENDTDPVVWRGPVIAGTVKQFWTDVIWDDVDFMFVDMPPGTGDVPLTVFQSIPVDGIIVVTSPQQLVSMIVEKAVKMAEMMNVPVLGIVENMSYFECPDCKKKHAVFGESHIEDIAAKYGIQNIAKLPITGEIASACDKGIVELLGAQWLNEMADAVENLL; this is encoded by the coding sequence ATGAGTGAATGTACACACGACTGCGAATCCTGCGGGCAGGATTGTTCTGAAAGAAAAACAAGCTTTTTGGAAGAACCCCACAGGCTTTCGCATATAAAAAAAGTAATCGGCGTAGTCAGCGGCAAAGGCGGCGTGGGAAAATCCTCCGTCACCTCCATGCTGGCGGTGCTCACCCGGAGGGACGGGTTTAAAACCGCAATTTTAGACGCAGACGTTACCGGCCCGTCTATCCCCAAGGCCTTTGGGTTAAAGCAAAAGGCCGCCGGAACCGAGGAGGGAATTTTGCCGGTGCGGACCAAAACCGGCATTGACGTAATGTCGATTAATTTGCTGCTGGAAAACGACACAGACCCGGTGGTTTGGCGCGGGCCGGTGATTGCAGGAACCGTGAAGCAGTTTTGGACCGATGTAATCTGGGACGATGTGGACTTTATGTTTGTGGACATGCCCCCGGGAACGGGCGACGTGCCGCTGACGGTGTTCCAGTCTATCCCCGTGGACGGGATTATTGTTGTCACCTCGCCCCAGCAGCTGGTTTCCATGATAGTGGAAAAGGCCGTGAAAATGGCGGAAATGATGAATGTGCCGGTTTTGGGAATTGTGGAGAACATGTCTTATTTTGAATGTCCCGACTGCAAGAAAAAACACGCGGTATTCGGCGAAAGCCACATTGAGGATATTGCCGCAAAATATGGAATTCAAAACATTGCAAAGCTTCCCATTACAGGTGAAATTGCCTCTGCCTGCGACAAGGGAATTGTGGAGCTTTTGGGCGCTCAATGGCTGAACGAAATGGCAGACGCCGTGGAAAATCTGCTGTAG
- a CDS encoding cold-shock protein, whose amino-acid sequence MQTGKVKWFNAQKGFGFIAAEDGTDVFVHFSAIAMDGFKTLDEGMDVQFEVVEGAKGPQAANVTRA is encoded by the coding sequence ATGCAGACAGGCAAAGTGAAATGGTTTAATGCACAGAAGGGTTTTGGCTTCATTGCTGCTGAAGACGGTACAGACGTATTCGTTCATTTCTCAGCGATCGCAATGGACGGCTTTAAAACACTTGACGAAGGTATGGACGTACAGTTCGAAGTTGTTGAAGGTGCAAAAGGTCCCCAGGCAGCAAATGTCACAAGGGCGTAA
- the hslO gene encoding Hsp33 family molecular chaperone HslO gives MSVIKRAIDSEGLVRVSFVDSRDIVQRAFEIHQTSPAATAALGRTLTMTALIGSGMKSEEDTVSAIIKGDGPLGSIVCTADGRGAVKGCVGNPDVDLPLKKNGKLDVGGAVGKGSLAVTMDLGLKEPYVGQVPLVSGEIAEDFTYYFAKSQQIPTAVSLGVLVDTDYSVKQAGGLFVQLMPGCDEETAALIEENVKGLDSITTMLENGASADLIITSVFAGLFFKYLDEVEYEYRCDCSRQKIERALISLGEEELKKMMEEDHGAQVTCRFCPEVYEFSEFELDALLKKAKK, from the coding sequence ATGAGTGTGATAAAACGTGCAATTGATTCGGAAGGACTGGTGCGGGTAAGCTTTGTTGACAGCCGCGACATTGTGCAAAGAGCCTTTGAGATACATCAAACATCACCGGCTGCCACGGCGGCTTTGGGCAGAACCTTAACCATGACGGCGCTGATCGGCAGCGGAATGAAGTCGGAAGAGGACACGGTTTCGGCCATTATAAAAGGGGACGGGCCGCTGGGTTCCATTGTGTGCACGGCCGACGGACGGGGCGCCGTGAAAGGCTGTGTGGGGAATCCTGATGTAGACCTTCCGTTGAAAAAGAACGGTAAGTTAGACGTTGGCGGCGCAGTTGGCAAAGGGTCTTTGGCTGTCACCATGGATTTGGGGTTAAAGGAGCCCTATGTGGGGCAGGTGCCGCTGGTTTCGGGAGAGATTGCGGAGGACTTTACCTATTATTTCGCCAAGTCACAGCAAATTCCCACGGCTGTGTCTTTAGGCGTTTTGGTGGATACGGATTACAGCGTGAAGCAGGCGGGGGGACTGTTTGTTCAGCTCATGCCGGGCTGTGACGAGGAAACCGCCGCATTAATCGAAGAAAATGTAAAAGGGCTCGACTCTATAACCACTATGCTGGAAAATGGAGCTTCTGCCGATTTAATTATTACCAGCGTTTTTGCAGGCCTGTTTTTTAAATATTTAGACGAAGTGGAGTATGAATACCGATGCGACTGCAGCAGACAGAAAATTGAGCGGGCGCTCATTTCGCTGGGAGAAGAAGAACTGAAGAAAATGATGGAGGAAGACCACGGCGCCCAGGTAACATGCAGATTTTGCCCTGAAGTTTATGAATTTTCTGAATTTGAGTTGGACGCGCTTTTAAAAAAAGCAAAAAAATAA